In a single window of the Vicugna pacos chromosome 8, VicPac4, whole genome shotgun sequence genome:
- the COX7A2 gene encoding cytochrome c oxidase subunit 7A2, mitochondrial, with amino-acid sequence MLRNLLALRQIARRTISTASRRQFENKVSEKQKLFQEDNGIPVHLKGGMADALLYRATMVLTVGGTAYAIYELAMASFPKKQD; translated from the exons ATGCTGCGGAATCTGCTG GCTCTTCGCCAAATTGCTCGGAGGACCATAAGTACTGCTTCCCGCAGGcagtttgaaaataaagtttcagagaaacaaaagctGTTTCAG gaGGATAATGGAATTCCAGTGCATCTAAAGGGTGGGATGGCTGATGCCCTCCTGTATAGAGCCACCATGGTTCTCACAGTTGGTG gAACAGCATATGCCATATATGAGCTGGCTATGGCTTCATTCCCCAAGAAGCAGGACTGA